From one Humulus lupulus chromosome 8, drHumLupu1.1, whole genome shotgun sequence genomic stretch:
- the LOC133798422 gene encoding uncharacterized protein LOC133798422 → MKEEYFMLTLLIPGPKSPGKDMDVFLRPLVDELKQLWINGVDTRDGTRNELFKMRAALLWTINDFPARSSLSGWSGQGYKACPTCNEDTTSIRVIGKTSYVDHRRFLRSNHKYRRDKEFDGKVEKRNPPQQFTCQQVLDQVNALPLQVSGKHERFGGVKRKRGAGESNWRKKSIFYELDYWSSNQLKHNLDVMHVEKNVCDSILGTLLDNDKSKDTTNARHDLKNMGVRKSLWIYEDANKRLMKPHAPYVFTFEQRRDFCQFLKGVKLPDGFCSNLKKKVTDNDSNIVGLKSHDCHVIMQRLLAVGVRKFLPESISTTITELCNFFKQLCSRTLNVSDMEKAKDDLIVILCKMELIFPPAFFDIMIHLVLHLPDEAILGGPVFMRWMYPFERYMKKLKNYVRNKARPEGSIAEGYVADEALTFCSMYFKGVETKFNQPDRNEDAPYVN, encoded by the coding sequence ATGAAGGAAGAGTATTTTATGCTAACTctgcttattcctgggccaaaatcaccgggtaaagacatggatgtatttctaagacccttggtggatgagttaaaaCAATTGTGGATTAACGGAGTCGACACAAGAGATGGCACAAGGAATGAATTGTTCAAGATGCGTGCAGCCCTTCTGTGGACAATTAACGATTTCCCTGCTCGTAGTAGCTTGTCTGGTTGGAGCGGGCAAGGGTATAAAGCATGTCCAACGTGCAATGAAGACACCACTTCCATtcgagtgattggtaagacatcgTATGTCGATCATAGGCGATTCTTGAGGAGTAATCATAAGTATAGAAGGGACAAGGAATTTGATGGCAAAGTTGAGAAAAGAAATCCTCCACAACAGTTTACTTGTCAACAAGTTTTAgatcaagtcaatgctttaccGCTTCAAGTGTCTGGTAAACATGAAAGATTTGGGGGGGTGAAGCGCAAGCGAGGTGCAGGGgaaagtaattggaggaaaaaaagtattttctatGAACTTGATTACTGGAGTTCAAATCAGTTAAAACACaacctagatgtgatgcatgttgagaagaatgtgtgcgacagcatccttgggactttgttagataatgataaatctaaggacaccactaacgcAAGACATGATTTAAAGAATATGGGGGTTAGGAAATCGTTGTGGATTTACGAGGATGCCAATAAAAGGTTAATGAAACCGCATGCTCCATACGTGTTCACTTTTGAACAGAGGCGAGATTTCTGTCAATTTTTGAAAGGAGTGAAGTTGCCCGATGGTTTTTGTTCTAATCTAAAGAAAAAAGTCACAGACAATGactcaaacattgttgggttgaagtcccatgattgtcatgtgataatgcaacgattacttgcagtaggtgttcgcaagtttttaccagaatctatatccactaccatcactgaattgtgtaatttcttcaaacaattgtgctctaggacactgaacgtttctgatatggagaaagctaaggatgacttgattgttattttatgcaagatggagttgattttccctCCAGCATTCTTTGACATAATGATCCATCTGGTTTTGCACTTGCCTGATGAAGCAATATTGGGAGGAcctgtatttatgaggtggatgtatccttttgaaagatacatgaaaaaattaaaaaactatgtcaggaataaagctcgtcctgaaggatctatagcagaaggatatgttgcagatgaggctttgacattttgttcaatgtatttcaaaggtgtggaaacaaaatttaatcagCCTGATCGAAACGAAGATGCACCGTATGTGAATTGA